GCAAAAGAGTCAAGGTGTTGACTTGATATtaactaaagaaataaagagcctGTATCTTTTCCCTTGCCTTTTTACCCTGTAGATGCCACTCTCTCCTTGGATCATGGtccttttctttcactttcaaagCTGGAAATTTATGGCCAAATCGTTCTCATGCTGCCATATCTCTAGTTCTCTATTCCAgttccctcttccacttttaagaatCTTTGTAATTGTACTGGGTTAACTCGTAACATGCAAGATAATCACCTTAAGGTCAGCCAATTTAGTAGCCTTAATTCCATATAAACCTTAGTTGCCCTTTGTCACATAACATAACAAAGACTGCAGGAATTTGCAGactccagggattaggatgtggtcATCACTGGGGTAGCCTTATTCTGCTTAACACAGTGGATCACAATATTTTTAGAATCTGATAGAAAGCTATATAATTTGTTCTGGGAAGGAGAAACACATATGGCCACATTTTTGCATGTAATTTCAGAAAGTTGTATTCCCCTCAAGCTGATGTACACCTTAGTTTAGAAATTTACTCATGGAACTACAGAAAGCAAAAATCGACTACTATACCAATGTAAATTTGTACATGAAgctatttagtatttttagctttcatttttctagttttttcttgttgctttcattttttcagtTGGGGTTTGTTTATTTGAATGTTTATATATGCTTTGTATGTGCTGTGTTCTGTGTCCATTTATGTGCCGGACAGGGAGTgggaagttgaaaaaaaattgtgggacaggtgtggtggctcacacctataatcccagcattttgggagtctgaggagagtggatcacctgaggtcaggagttcgaaaccagcctggctaatacggAGAAAGCCGTGtgtgctaaaaatataaaaattagccgggcgtggtggcagctgcctcttgtcctagctacttgggaggctgaaacaggagaatcacttgaacccaggaggcggaggttgcagtgagccaagatcgtgccattgaactctAGTCTGAGCAACAATAGTGAAATTTcgtaacaaaaaaaaagaaagtaatatagaatactattccttttttcttaacTGGGTtgaaattttaagaatattttgtataaaatattttaaatatttttaaaatacaaaaatattttgtaaaaattctaAGTATTCTACAATGGATGCCATTCATAACAGTTTATGATCTTAAGTAAGGTTTGTAATTACAAGAAATACAACAACTTCAGTATCTTTATATATGAGTATATAGAATAGAAAAATTGTGGTATTTGTAAGTAGAatgacataaattattttttcacttaaaaatcacaatttttgcctattagaataaaatgaacacatatgAAGTCAACCTTGaaggaaaaaaggtaaaaaacaacTTTGAGGAAGTGACAACAAAGTATTTTAGGGTTAAGGGTGTTTCTCTCCTGGACTTCCAGTTATTACTCCCAAATGTTATTTTGCCAGTGGCCaaacttttctttaaacaaaGAACAATTTTGATTATTAGTGCTGCATCCAAGCACCGGTGttcacatttttcagttttcatgcACATGGCTTGTCTTGCTGTCCTTATATTTTGAAGAActtgattatattattttaaccAGGGAAACTTACCAATGCTGTTATGACTAAACCGGAATTAAGGAAGACATTCTTTTCCCCCACACTGTCAGTAGCAAAAGAAATATTACTTAATTTCAAAAGTTCTTTTCTTATGAAACCAGTTTGACAAGGGACACATCACAGCACAACATAAGAAAAATGTGCACATCAGCACAATGGGCTAGCCTTGTAACTAGCACTTGGGGTAAAACAAATATGCTACCACTAACTTAAGATTAAGTACAGCATTTTGTCAAAAGAACTGTGCTCTAGACCTACACAGCAGCAACCCCCTCAAATCAGGATAAAACCAAACCTGTTGGTAAACACAGGAAATATGCAGGTAATTACAACTCTATAGCTGAAAAAGTGGGTGGCTCTTAAAAGAGCCTTTGGAATTGGGTATGAAGACGTTAGAATTACTTAGAGCTGGTGTACTTGGTGACAGCCTTGGTGCCCTCGGACACGGCATGCTTGGCCAGTTCCCCGGGCAGCAGCAGGCGCACGGCCGTCTGGATCTCCCTGGAGGTGATGGTGGAGCGCTTGTTGTAATGCGCCAGGCGGGAAGCCTCGCCCGCAATGCGCTCGAAGATATCATTGACGAAGGAGTTCATGATACCCATGGCCTTCGATGAGATGCCGGTGTCGGGGTGGACCTGCTTTAGCACCTTGTACACGTAAACGGAATAGCTCTCCTTGCGACTACGCTTGCGCTTCTTGCCATCCTTCTTCTGCACCTTGGTCACCGCCTTTTTGGAGCCCTTCTTTGGGGCAGGAGCAGTCTTAGCAGGTTCAGGCATGTTAAAGAAACACTTCGTCCACAACCTAAAGAGAAATGACAAGTATCCTTTCTGCAGCTCCTAATATCTCTGGAGCTCGTGTCCTAAACTGGCGTTTAAAAACTTACACATTGATTGGATAAATTGTCTCTGTGTGCCCTGTCGTATGCAAATTAGGTGATTCTTGCGTTTCTTTGCAATTGGTTGGTTGTTCTAGCCAATCAAATAGCGTTATTTACAATTCGGCCTCCAAGTATAATAGTTTCTCACTTGCTAACAAAATCCAGTTTTACGTTTTTCATTTCGTTTGCTCAACGTCTATTTTAAGATATCAAAATGTCCGGACGCGGCAAGCAAGGCGGAAAGGCCCGAGCTAAGGCTAAGACCCGCTCTTCTCGGGCCGGGCTCCAGTTCCCTGTGGGCCGAGTGCACCGCTTGCTCCGCAAGGGCAACTACTCCGAGCGAGTTGGGGCCGGCGCGCCGGTGTATCTGGCGGCGGTGCTGGAGTACCTGACTGCCGAGATCTTGGAGCTGGCGGGCAATGCGGCCCGCGACAACAAGAAGACCCGCATTATCCCCCGACACCTGCAGCTGGCCATCCGCAACGACGAGGAGCTAAACAAGCTGCTGGGTAAAGTCACAATTGCTCAGGGCGGTGTCCTGCCCAACATACAGGCTGTATTGCTCCCCAAGAAGACTGAAAGCCACCACAAGGCCAAGGGCAAGTAAAACGAgaatttgtatattgattttttacGGAGGCAATCTTAACCAAAGGCTCTTTTCAGAGCCACCCATGTATTCATTAAAAGGGCTCACAGTTTTTTCTATGTCAgctattttgtagttttctttagtAATTCTCCCACCTATAAGTGGGTGTCCTTACACTGTGCACCATGAAACTAACCGTCCATTTTAAAGTTGCCATAAAAATAGTTAAGCAAattggcggggcgcggtggctcacgcccgtaatcccaggactttggaaggccgaggctggcggatcacaaagtcaggagttccagaccagcctgaccaacatggtgaaaccccgtctctactaaaaatacgaaaattagccgggcgtggtggcgcgcgcctgtaatttTAGCTATTCCGTTTACGTGTACAAGGTGCTCAActaaggaggttgaggcaggagaaaagcttgaactccggaggctgaggttgcagtcagccgagatcgggccactacactccagtttgggcaacagacagattctccgtctcaaaaaaaaaaaaaaaaaggcaaactaaTTAAAATGCAGAGTGTATGTGTCACAGGTAATTTAAATCGATCAATGCAGCAGCCCCTTAGGATTGCAAAGCTGTTAAAAGGCGGGAGAAATACAGGAGAGAGGTTAAAGTTCGTCCGTGTTTATATTTACATACGAATGTAGTGACTTAAAGCTGCAGAACCGGAAACAACGTCTTATTATTGTTTGTATGCATCTTAATGATACGAAATTACCTGCAATTTGTAAGGATTTTTGaggtctgtttttgctttttgcaaGCCACTTTCCACTCTACTGAGCTAACTCTCATTAATTATAAATAGGAATATAAACCTACATCCCCTGGAGCCAGATGGCGCTTAGGTGGAGCTTCTTTGCACAGTCAGTGTTCAGCATGACTACAAGGGCACACTGGTCTTTTTGTGCCATTTATaaatttggctatttttttttttttttacagcagatTACACAAATACCAGTTGAACTTGTAAAGGATAAGAGTGCTTTCATATGAGGATGTCATATTGTAGTTAAATATGTGTTCATGTTGCTTAGCATCAGGTTTCAAATAGTTACTTATGAGTTAATCGTCATGGTGTACTTGGAACTATTGAAAATATCTCcgagtttaaaaagacaaatcaagATATGAAATTAGCCTTTCTAAACTTAagaggataaaaaaaaatcacttgaccaATCACAACTAGCGCGCGTTTTTTCAAAACGTTGATCAAAGTTAGTTTCGGGCgccaacttttttaaaaaattaagtaagaCACGTTATCCTAGTAGCTAGATAAAATTTTGCAGAGGAAAATCAAAGTacgtttaaaaaaaaagccagaaagatGGCACAGAGGAGAAAGGGTTGAAAACACCAGTAGTTAAAGGAGACGGACGGAGGAAAGTTTTAATATTTGGTCTACAGGCAGGAGATGTTCTGTCAGGGACTGGACATCTCCACCAATGGTGCTGCAGGGGAAAGGCTGCCTGGTCCAATCAGAACAGGGCTGCCTTTATATATACGGGTAGAAAACCCTAGGCTTTCGGTTTTTCGTCATTTAGCAGGGCTTAGAAGTTCGCAATGGCTCGTACCAAGCAGACAGCTCGCAAGTCCACGGGTGGGAAGGCGCCACGCAAGCAGCTGGCCACCAAGGCTGCTCGAAAGAGCGCTCCAGCCACCGGTGGCGTGAAGAAACCCCACCGCTACCGGCCTGGCACCGTGGCTCTGCGCGAGATCCGCCGCTACCAGAAGTCGACCGAGCTGCTGATTCGCAAACTGCCATTCCAGCGTTTGGTCCGTGAGATCGCGCAAGATTTCAAGACTGATCTGCGCTTCCAGAGCTCGGCGGTGATGGCGCTGCAGGAGGCCTGCGAGGCCTACTTGGTGGGGCTCTTTGAGGACACCAACCTATGCGCCATTCACGCCAAGCGAGTGACTATCATGCCCAAGGACATCCAGCTTGCTCGCCGCATTCGTGGGGAGAGAGCGTAAATTGTGTTGTGAATGTGTGCTAACCAAAACCCAAAGGCTCTTTTCAGAGCCAACCACCTTTTCTATGAAAGTTGCTGTGTACTGTTGCTGTCCGTAAACTGGAATCTCTGTTCAGTCAAGGTAAGTAAGCATTCTTACCTCTATCCGTCTCCCCTCCCTTCACGGAATTGGtgtaaaaaatttaataattggGCAGTTATTGAAACAGTCTTTAAGGTACTctagttttaatttctgtttttgggGGGCCGCTTTCTGGGGCTTGGATACCTCTGGCTTGGGAACTTTCTTGGCCACCTTTGACCAACCAACCTTTTTCTCCAGAGCCTCCACCCGCAAAAGCCTTCTTTGGGGTCTGCTTAGTACTTTTCTTCGGAATAAGGGCGCCCCAAGCTTTCTTGGGCCTTTCGGCTGCCGAGACAGCTGTCTTGGGCATGACTGCAGCGGCTTTTCTGGCCTCGATCTTGATTTTCCTAAGACCACCTTGTTTAGCGGGAACGAACCCGAGGGGCTGCTCTTCTTAGCACGAAGATGCTCTCGTTTGTTTTCAAGGCCCAAACttattcaaatgattttttaaaatttgtatttatttttagcgacaaggtctcactatgttacccaggctggtctcaaaactcctcagcttggccaggcgaggtggctcagtcttgtaatcacagcactttgggatgccaaggcggacGGATAACGTgatgtcaagagttcgagaccagcctgcccaacacattgaaacttaatctctactgagaatacaaaaattagccaggtgtggtggcacacgcctgcagtcccagctacatggaaggctgaggcgggagaaggacttgaacccgggaggcggaagttgcagtgaaccgagatggccccactgcactccagcctgggcagcagagctaggctccgtcaaaaaaaaaaaaaaaaaatcaataaaataaaataaatccccaaacacaaacaaaaccacCAAAAACAACTCCTTAGCttaagagattctcccgccttggccttccaaaatgctgagattacaccGCGAACGGCAAGGCCCGGCTTAATGCGGCCGCTCTACTTAACATAGCCGCCAACACCTTGAGCGCGGCCACAGACAGGCTGCTGTGCTTCTTGGAGGCAGCTAGGTCATTAGTGAACTCCGGTACCGAAGGAGCCTGGACGTCTTGCGCTTCACTGCACCTTCGGACTTgcaaaccttttttctttacttcagtCTTTGACTTGGGAGATACACCAGGAGTCACGGTATGTAAAGTTTCGGACTTGATTGTAGGTTTGGACAtctaatagttaaaaaaaaaaaaaaaatcaggctgcgAGTGTATCTATGATTACGTGTTATGTCACACACAGACACGCTGCGCGCTGATTGGTTCCCAGCTCAGTCTTTCAGCTTGTCAGCAACCTAGTCTCAAccctgtttctgagttgtttgtTGAAATTCAGAAAAGCAAAATAGTTTAAATTTCCTGAGGAAGAATCACACCAATTCTATTCTACAGTGAACCAGAACGGCTAAGCCTTTCTGATCTTTACATTgtctttctctagtttttattaaGGCAGCCTCGGCCTTTATCAGAGATTCACAGTTCAGAGGGACAActtgattttcatttcaaatataaacTCTTCCATTCGTGTCTTCAATTGCTTGCTGTCTCGTAATAGCCTACACATTTTTGCCTTCTCATACATTGAACAACTACTTGATTTTCATTGAGATTTAACGAGGAAATCTGTTTTATATGAGAAGAGAAGAAGTAAcaggttctttttttaatttctccagAACAGCAGTACGGATACTTAGAACAACAACTCTTTCTGATAAAATTAGTTGGGGCTGAAAATGTTTTATGATGGCTTCTTGTTACTATTTGGATATTTAGTTAATTTGGGAGGGTTCAAGTAAATGTTCAACATTTCCTTGGGAAAATGGGAAATACAATGATCAGTGATTCTCCTGATGTTGGGACTGTTTGCATAGCTGAACTCAGGAGAGATCCAGGAAAGGGCATAAAAGACAGAGAGTTTGACTCGTTTATgagtcaaaaacatttttttaaaaatttttactgggggaaattaattattaaaatgttcatgaGTCTTTGGGTTCAGGGGTCTGTCATGCTTGGGGACATGGGGAAGATAAACTTTTGCAAAATATTCAAGTAACAGTATCAAGGAATATACACAcaagcaccacacacacacaaaattccctagagagagaaatataaaaaacaacCATGTTTCATATTCAGTACTACATTTCTTGTTTAAACAACGATATAGGCTTATAGTGAATGAAGTACAGCTTATGTTCGATATGAGAGGAAAATGGAGTGATGGCAGAAAGTGATTTAACTGATTTTCTTCACTCCTCAATGTCTTGAACATATGTTGATCTGGGgagcatatacatttatatgttttattaagACTATGAAGGAGGTAAATGCTGGGGACAGAGCAAAGCCCAAAAGGTCAGGGTTTCACACTTTTTGATGGCatcaaaatacaaatgacttCATGTAGCAAATGCAACTAGGAcatgaacaaattaataaatgttaataaaaattaaaatcaaatggtTGAGATGAGAAATGAGCTAAATATGAATCACATTTACTTTGAGTGTGTATTCACTTTTTATGGAGCCCATGTATTTCTAATCTTAAAATGGCTTTGACCCATTATATTTGATTTCCTGGAGTACCAACAAAGGAAGAACTGACTTGTAGCCTTCCAACTGCGGGACTTCTCTAAGGTACTGTCCTATTTGCCTTCATGGGTTTGGGAGTTAGTTTCTTGCAGGTAACTAAAGTCTCTCCCTTCAGGCCTGTCCTCTTGCCTAAGTATCAAATTTGCATTTCTGGATGATTGCTGGATATCTGCTTGTTCATCTTCTATACCAGACTCTCAGTATGACCATCCTCATCTAAGTAGCTTCTGTCTAACTAAGATTGCTGGATATTGGCTTTATTGTTTACCTATAACACACCCTCAACATATCCAACCACATCGAGGAAACAACCTTTCAAGTGACATTCCTATATATTCTATTCACAACAACACTATTGCTTTGTTAACCGACACTTCAATTATTCCCTTTCCTTTGTTGCCAAATCCAATCTGTTACTAAGTTTGGTGAATTCTCCCTAAATTCATCTTTCCttgtttatttgccttttcatGGTTGTAATTCTTGCTCTTCTATCTCTTCTTTGGACTGGCTATCGTTATAGCCTTCTTATAGGTGGTTCCTTTCTCTCACCCCTCTCTGCTGTCATTCATCCTCTTCATTGCTCTGGGTGAAGTATTCCTCATATGAGCTTCAAATTTATATGCCCCATCTCCTTGTAGCTTTATGTTTTCTTCacttaaaaactgtttttctctattcttaCAAGCCACGAAGAAAAAGCTGGattcggctgggcgtggtggctcatgtctgtaataccagcactttgggaggctgaggcaagtggatcacctgaggtcgggagttcgaggccagcctgaccaacacagagaaacctcgtctctactaaaaatacaaaaattagctaggcatggtggtgcgtgcctgtaatcccagctactcaggaggctgaggcaggagaatcgcttgtacccaggagatggaggttgcagtgagcggagaacacaccattgcactccagtctgggcaacaagagtgaaattccgtctcaaagaaaaaaaaagagagagaaaaagctggATTCATATAGCTTTAGATTTAAGAATAACTTTAGTATGGCAATCAAACTCTTTTATATGGCCTTAAATCA
Above is a genomic segment from Piliocolobus tephrosceles isolate RC106 chromosome 5, ASM277652v3, whole genome shotgun sequence containing:
- the LOC111541078 gene encoding histone H2B type 2-F-like, with the protein product MPEPAKTAPAPKKGSKKAVTKVQKKDGKKRKRSRKESYSVYVYKVLKQVHPDTGISSKAMGIMNSFVNDIFERIAGEASRLAHYNKRSTITSREIQTAVRLLLPGELAKHAVSEGTKAVTKYTSSK
- the LOC111541071 gene encoding histone H2A type 1-D codes for the protein MSGRGKQGGKARAKAKTRSSRAGLQFPVGRVHRLLRKGNYSERVGAGAPVYLAAVLEYLTAEILELAGNAARDNKKTRIIPRHLQLAIRNDEELNKLLGKVTIAQGGVLPNIQAVLLPKKTESHHKAKGK